From Oncorhynchus mykiss isolate Arlee chromosome 6, USDA_OmykA_1.1, whole genome shotgun sequence, the proteins below share one genomic window:
- the LOC110506882 gene encoding AN1-type zinc finger protein 6 isoform X2, whose product MAQETNQNQGPLLCTTGCGFYSNPRNNGMCSMCYKDFLQRQNNNGRVSPPVSSSAAVSSLGESLLAQCSESSTVDVPSATTHTDTRMNRVVSSQSLLTTAPATHSEEERTAKSEEDLKTEEIQVSVSVSEDTDQASVDGQDKPSDSDQPKAAKKNRCFSCRKKVGLTGFDCRCGNVFCSMHRYSDVHNCTFNYKADAAEKIRKANPVCVGEKIQKI is encoded by the exons ATGGCCCAGGAGACCAACCAGAACCAAGGGCCGCTGCTCTGCACCACTGGCTGCGGTTTCTACAGCAACCCACGAAACAATGGCATGTGTTCCATGTGCTACAAGGACTTCCTCCAGAGACAAAACAACAATGGACGAGTCAGTCCACCAG TGTCGTCCTCGGCGGCGGTTAGCAGCCTGGGGGAGTCCCTCCTAGCCCAGTGCTCAGAGAGCAGTACTGTAGATGTGCCGTCAGCCACGACCCACACAGACACCAGGatgaacag ggttgTATCTAGCCAGTCACTCTTAACGACAGCACCAGCTACTCAttcagaagaggagaggacagccaaGTCTGAAGAAGACCTGAAAACCGAAGAGATACAAG TGTCTGTATCGGTATCCGAGGACACGGACCAGGCCTCGGTAGACGGACAGGACAAACCCTCGGACTCAGACCAACCCAAAGCCGCCAAGAAGAATCGCTGCTTCTCCTGCCGCAAGAAAGTCGGCCTCACGG GCTTCGACTGCCGATGTGGCAACGTGTTCTGCAGCATGCACCGGTACTCAGACGTTCACAACTGCACTTTCAACTACAAGGCCGACGCAGCGGAGAAGATCAGGAAAGCCAACCCTGTCTGCGTCGGGGAGAAGATACAGAAGATCTGA
- the LOC110506882 gene encoding AN1-type zinc finger protein 6 isoform X1 produces MAERNRFPVFRTTNWRDMAQETNQNQGPLLCTTGCGFYSNPRNNGMCSMCYKDFLQRQNNNGRVSPPVSSSAAVSSLGESLLAQCSESSTVDVPSATTHTDTRMNRVVSSQSLLTTAPATHSEEERTAKSEEDLKTEEIQVSVSVSEDTDQASVDGQDKPSDSDQPKAAKKNRCFSCRKKVGLTGFDCRCGNVFCSMHRYSDVHNCTFNYKADAAEKIRKANPVCVGEKIQKI; encoded by the exons GAGGGACATGGCCCAGGAGACCAACCAGAACCAAGGGCCGCTGCTCTGCACCACTGGCTGCGGTTTCTACAGCAACCCACGAAACAATGGCATGTGTTCCATGTGCTACAAGGACTTCCTCCAGAGACAAAACAACAATGGACGAGTCAGTCCACCAG TGTCGTCCTCGGCGGCGGTTAGCAGCCTGGGGGAGTCCCTCCTAGCCCAGTGCTCAGAGAGCAGTACTGTAGATGTGCCGTCAGCCACGACCCACACAGACACCAGGatgaacag ggttgTATCTAGCCAGTCACTCTTAACGACAGCACCAGCTACTCAttcagaagaggagaggacagccaaGTCTGAAGAAGACCTGAAAACCGAAGAGATACAAG TGTCTGTATCGGTATCCGAGGACACGGACCAGGCCTCGGTAGACGGACAGGACAAACCCTCGGACTCAGACCAACCCAAAGCCGCCAAGAAGAATCGCTGCTTCTCCTGCCGCAAGAAAGTCGGCCTCACGG GCTTCGACTGCCGATGTGGCAACGTGTTCTGCAGCATGCACCGGTACTCAGACGTTCACAACTGCACTTTCAACTACAAGGCCGACGCAGCGGAGAAGATCAGGAAAGCCAACCCTGTCTGCGTCGGGGAGAAGATACAGAAGATCTGA